From one Gracilinanus agilis isolate LMUSP501 chromosome 5, AgileGrace, whole genome shotgun sequence genomic stretch:
- the METTL7A gene encoding methyltransferase-like protein 7A, with protein sequence MAVLVSVLQLAVSLSVFPVYLLHFLGLWNWICKRFFPYFMVRFTESYNKEMAAKKQELFSSLQQFAGPSGRLTLMEIGCGTGANFKFYPEGCRVTCIDPNPNFEKFLISSIAQSRHLHFDRFLVASGEDMHHIADNSMDAVVCTLVLCSVQNQEKFLKEVHRVLRPGGAFYFMEHVAAEPSTWNFFWQQVLHPTWFLIFDGCHLTRESWRALEAASFSKLHLQHLQAPLSWKIVRPHILGYAMK encoded by the exons ATGGCGGTCCTGGTCTCCGTGCTCCAGCTGGCCGTCTCCCTGTCTGTCTTCCCCGTCTATCTGCTCCATTTCTTGGGCCTGTGGAACTGGATCTGCAAAAGGTTCTTCCCTTACTTCATGGTGAGGTTCACCGAAAGCTACAACAAGGAGATGGCAGCCAAGAAGCAGGAGCTCTTCAGCAGCCTGCAGCAGTTTGCCGGGCCCTCAGGGAGGCTGACTCTGATGGAGATCGGCTGTGGCACCGGAGCCAACTTTAAGTTCTACCCAGAAGGGTGCAGGGTCACCTGCATCGACCCCAACCCCAACTTCGAGAAGTTCCTCATCAGCAGCATCGCCCAGAGCCGACACCTACACTTCGACCGCTTCCTCGTGGCCTCCGGGGAGGACATGCACCACATAGCGGACAACTCCATGGACGCAGTGGTCTGCACCCTGGTCCTGTGCTCCGTCCAGAACCAGGAGAAGTTCCTGAAGGAAGTGCACCGAGTGCTGAGGCCG GGAGGAGCTTTCTATTTCATGGAGCATGTAGCAGCTGAACCATCCACCTGGAATTTCTTCTGGCAGCAAGTTCTCCATCCGACATGGTTTCTCATATTCGATGGTTGCCACCTGACCAGAGAGAGCTGGAGAGCCCTGGAAGCGGCCAGCTTCTCCAAGCTCCACCTTCAGCACCTGCAGGCCCCCCTGTCCTGGAAGATAGTGCGGCCTCATATCCTGGGATACGCCATGAAATAA